The nucleotide window CACTCCCTTGGCTACATCTACAAATCCGGGCATACCAATACCAATACCCGCAATTTTTGATACGGGAATATTCGCCTTACCAATAAAAGTTTTGAGGTATTCAATCAGCTCATTCAGGCTGTTAGGATTATTGGCCAGTACCAGGTCGAATTTCTCTACCTCGCCTATGATACTGTTGTCATTCGAAATAAGCGCTACACGTGTGACCAGCTGGTCCATCGCCACCGCCACCACATAAAATACGCCGGACTTAATGCTATAAGTTTGAGGGCGCCTTCCTCCGGTTGAAGCCGCATATCCTTTTTCGATCACCATTTTCATGCTGATCAGCTCGCTCAGGTACTGCGTGGTAAGGGGGATGCTTTTACCGATCAGGTTGCTTAGATCAGCACAGGACAGCTGTTTGTTAAAAAACAAGTGCTTTAAAATCTCCTTATAGAATTTCTGCTTTTTGGAAATGATGTTGGCAATCATATTAACTATTTTCGTTAGGCAGTATATTCAATTCGAGTTAAATATAGAAACTTTTTTAATTTTTAAAAAAACTTTTTAAAAATTTTACTAAACATTTTATTAACATGAAGGGATTCGGGGTGGAAAGAGAAGGATAGAAGGTTCAATATTCAGTGTTCAAGGTTCAAATGGTAGTGGGTTGAGCCTCCGTACATTGTATACCCTACATCGTACATTGTATATCTTACATCGTACATCATAGATAGTACATCATGCATTCAGTGTCTAACATCTGGCTGCCGGCATCAATGTATCCGGTCACCCCTTACTTCGAGGTCCTGCATTATCTCGGTTTCATGGTTCAGCCACTCTGCCCAGCGCGCACGTACTTTCTGTTTAGGCAGGTAAGTTTCTGCCAGCTCTATAAATAAGGTATAGTGCCCGGCCTCGCTTTCCATAAAACGACGGTAGAATTTAGCCATATAAGCATCATTGAGTCCCTCGCTCAGGCGTTTAAACCGCTCGCAACTGCGTGCTTCAATCATGGCCATCATTAAAAGGTGATCTAGAAAGCGGTCTTCGGGAGAGCCGCCCTTTTGCTGAAATTCAATCAGCTTGTTTACATAAAGATCTTTTCGCTGCTTGCCCAATTTCAGGCCCCGCTTGTGGAGCTCCTGCAA belongs to Niabella yanshanensis and includes:
- the miaE gene encoding tRNA-(ms[2]io[6]A)-hydroxylase; its protein translation is MNLSQDTKNILGLQLPTDPRWVNLAEISLEAILTDHAYCEQKAATTCITLIQRYSDREQLVKSLAPIVTEEWGHFRLVLQELHKRGLKLGKQRKDLYVNKLIEFQQKGGSPEDRFLDHLLMMAMIEARSCERFKRLSEGLNDAYMAKFYRRFMESEAGHYTLFIELAETYLPKQKVRARWAEWLNHETEIMQDLEVRGDRIH